Proteins from a genomic interval of Mesobacillus sp. S13:
- a CDS encoding ferritin has translation MNDELQSLFNDLIQLEHVSSTLYLAMSASMAKQNYTGIAHWLRLQSEEERTHMLTLLDFVVDRDGTVQINSIPAQPNDFGTPLETFQKVLSHEQYVTNTYRQAYNYVNSIDPQAALIIQDFLREQIDEEAQAKTIIDRLKLAENNPSALLLIDQELGARTNAATPPVAG, from the coding sequence ATGAATGATGAACTTCAAAGCTTGTTTAATGATTTGATTCAACTTGAGCATGTTTCTTCCACTTTATATCTCGCGATGTCTGCTTCGATGGCGAAACAGAATTATACAGGGATCGCACATTGGTTAAGGCTGCAATCGGAGGAAGAGCGAACCCATATGCTTACGTTATTAGACTTTGTCGTGGACCGGGATGGAACTGTCCAAATCAATAGCATCCCTGCGCAGCCAAATGACTTTGGCACTCCGTTAGAGACCTTTCAAAAAGTATTGAGCCATGAACAGTATGTCACAAATACTTATCGTCAAGCCTACAACTATGTGAATTCAATTGACCCTCAGGCTGCTTTGATCATCCAGGACTTTTTAAGGGAACAAATTGATGAAGAAGCACAGGCCAAAACCATTATCGATCGTCTCAAGCTAGCGGAAAATAATCCTTCGGCTCTTTTATTGATCGACCAGGAATTAGGTGCAAGAACAAATGCCGCAACCCCACCGGTAGCGGGTTGA
- a CDS encoding MarR family winged helix-turn-helix transcriptional regulator: protein MELQKKELKAVTVIIRAAQAIQEVIRKDAAKFGLNPTEFSVLELLYHRGEQPIQAIGKKVLISSGSITYVVDKLEQKNYVKRRGCPEDRRVTYAVITTEGKALMDDIFPQHVMEITEVFADLDAGEVNQTISLLKRIGYRAKNC, encoded by the coding sequence ATGGAACTGCAAAAAAAAGAGTTGAAAGCTGTTACAGTGATCATTCGTGCCGCTCAGGCCATCCAGGAAGTGATTCGGAAAGATGCAGCGAAATTCGGCTTGAATCCAACGGAATTCTCTGTGTTGGAGCTTTTGTACCATAGAGGCGAACAGCCTATTCAGGCGATTGGAAAAAAGGTTCTGATCTCAAGCGGCAGCATTACTTATGTAGTCGATAAATTGGAGCAGAAAAACTATGTGAAACGCAGGGGATGCCCGGAGGACAGGCGTGTGACCTATGCGGTAATAACAACTGAGGGAAAAGCATTGATGGATGATATTTTCCCGCAGCATGTAATGGAAATAACCGAGGTTTTTGCGGACCTGGATGCCGGCGAAGTTAATCAGACCATTTCACTGTTGAAAAGAATCGGTTATCGGGCGAAGAACTGTTGA
- a CDS encoding DUF3231 family protein, which yields MEASDQKVHLTCAEISNLWDTYINDSVVICILTHFLHSVEDPEVKPLLEFTIEVAESHLKDISTIYEQEGIARPEGFPVEKHVNLSAPRLFSDIFYMEYMQHMSKFGLTSHSSAIATSSRDDIRALFEKFHSQATEINREITTLMKKKGVYIRPPYMNYPKKVDFVDQQYFLTGWFGKKRPLLGNEVNHLYLTSLHNELGKATLLGFAQVAQDPDLKTYFYSGVQLCGKILRESHHVLMESNVPNSMTWDSTVSDSIDPPYSDQLMLFVIGILSQLGIAAYGMALSMSMRRDVGALYSGFILRALTYSEDGAQMIIERGWLEQPPMFVDRERLIKGEE from the coding sequence ATGGAAGCATCCGATCAAAAGGTTCATTTAACTTGCGCGGAGATATCGAATTTATGGGATACCTATATTAACGACAGTGTCGTCATATGTATATTGACTCACTTTCTTCACAGTGTCGAAGATCCAGAAGTAAAGCCGCTTCTTGAATTTACAATAGAAGTAGCGGAATCTCATTTGAAGGACATTAGCACGATTTATGAGCAGGAGGGCATTGCCAGGCCAGAAGGATTTCCGGTCGAAAAGCATGTGAATTTGTCTGCTCCACGGCTCTTTTCGGATATTTTTTACATGGAGTATATGCAGCATATGAGCAAGTTTGGATTGACGAGCCATTCCAGTGCCATTGCCACTTCATCCAGGGATGATATCCGCGCTCTTTTTGAAAAATTCCACAGCCAGGCAACGGAAATTAACCGGGAGATAACCACACTGATGAAGAAGAAGGGGGTCTATATCCGCCCTCCATACATGAACTATCCAAAGAAAGTGGATTTCGTTGATCAACAGTACTTCCTGACAGGCTGGTTCGGAAAAAAGCGGCCGCTTCTGGGGAATGAAGTAAATCATCTCTATTTGACTTCCCTTCATAATGAGCTTGGGAAAGCCACACTATTAGGTTTTGCCCAGGTCGCCCAGGATCCTGATTTGAAAACTTATTTTTATTCGGGTGTCCAGCTGTGCGGCAAAATCTTGAGGGAGAGCCATCATGTTTTGATGGAAAGCAATGTTCCCAATTCAATGACTTGGGATTCGACCGTCAGTGATTCGATCGATCCGCCATACTCTGACCAGCTGATGCTCTTTGTGATAGGCATCCTTTCCCAATTGGGCATAGCTGCTTACGGAATGGCATTGTCCATGAGTATGAGAAGGGATGTTGGGGCTTTGTACAGCGGGTTTATTCTAAGGGCATTAACCTATTCCGAAGATGGAGCCCAGATGATCATTGAAAGAGGCTGGCTTGAGCAGCCTCCGATGTTTGTGGATCGGGAAAGGCTGATTAAAGGGGAAGAGTAG
- a CDS encoding stage II sporulation protein M has product MMTIIDYVITTSNKNWKNAWLHVKTSFWKYWFFYFIIVVMAYLITSSINPDMKELLSGLDVNFKEDAPGKGYWETTLFLFKNNWLVCLQILVLAFIPIRYLYILPLISTCAMIGMTLYLVQQVDLNVVHTFGFGFLPHAILELTTFMLAAIYGNKLNKTIVTKLTNAFRKVKKSTISFRLHLKEAFSTFILIITPCIFIAAFIEGFVSKFLLTAF; this is encoded by the coding sequence ATGATGACAATTATCGATTATGTAATAACAACAAGCAATAAAAATTGGAAAAACGCATGGCTTCATGTAAAAACATCTTTTTGGAAGTATTGGTTCTTCTACTTTATCATCGTTGTCATGGCTTACCTGATTACCTCATCCATAAATCCGGATATGAAAGAGCTCCTTTCAGGCTTAGACGTAAATTTTAAAGAAGATGCCCCCGGAAAGGGATATTGGGAAACTACCCTTTTTCTTTTCAAGAATAATTGGCTCGTTTGCCTGCAAATCTTGGTCCTTGCTTTCATCCCCATTCGGTACCTATACATACTGCCGCTCATTTCAACATGCGCTATGATCGGTATGACTTTGTATCTTGTACAGCAGGTTGATTTAAATGTCGTCCACACATTCGGATTCGGTTTTCTGCCGCATGCGATTCTGGAACTGACTACCTTTATGCTTGCCGCCATTTATGGAAACAAGTTGAACAAAACGATTGTGACCAAACTGACCAATGCCTTTCGTAAAGTTAAAAAGAGCACAATATCATTCCGTCTCCACCTCAAAGAAGCTTTTTCCACCTTCATTCTCATTATCACACCTTGCATTTTCATCGCTGCTTTTATCGAAGGATTTGTTTCTAAATTTTTATTAACGGCTTTTTAG
- a CDS encoding DUF896 domain-containing protein — translation MKDILKRINELAQKKKNEGLTESEVGEMNELRQKYLDIFRGSMQELLLNTTVVDPEGADVTPKKLRTEQARNRKKAIWSS, via the coding sequence ATGAAGGATATTTTAAAGAGGATCAATGAACTGGCTCAAAAGAAAAAGAATGAGGGATTAACAGAGAGCGAAGTGGGTGAAATGAATGAGTTACGACAAAAGTACCTGGATATTTTTCGCGGATCGATGCAGGAGCTGCTGTTGAATACTACGGTGGTCGATCCTGAAGGAGCAGATGTAACGCCCAAAAAATTGCGGACCGAACAAGCCAGGAATAGGAAGAAAGCAATCTGGTCTTCTTAA
- a CDS encoding SDR family NAD(P)-dependent oxidoreductase, which yields MNKTALITGATSGLGYDFVGMFAHDGFDLVLVARNQAKMEEIKSQYPQLNVTIITKDLSRPNAAKEVYEEVKSAGITIDTLINNAGFGLMGNFDNLDIQKQSEMIQLNNTALTELTYYFLPEMKGSSHKARILNVASTAAFQPGPMMAVYYATKAYVLSFSEALAEELAGTNVTVTTLCPGATKTNFASVANVAKTKMFSGAMSSHEVAKQGYQALMAGKRVVITGGTNKVGAYAAKFLPRSLAAKIAKYVAQEA from the coding sequence ATGAATAAGACAGCTTTAATTACCGGAGCAACGAGCGGTTTAGGATATGATTTTGTTGGCATGTTTGCACATGATGGGTTTGATTTGGTTCTGGTGGCGCGAAATCAGGCAAAGATGGAGGAGATCAAGAGTCAATATCCTCAACTGAACGTCACCATCATCACCAAAGATTTAAGCAGGCCTAATGCTGCCAAAGAGGTATATGAGGAAGTCAAATCTGCAGGCATCACGATTGATACTTTAATAAACAATGCTGGCTTTGGTTTAATGGGCAATTTTGATAATCTCGATATCCAAAAGCAATCTGAGATGATTCAATTGAATAACACCGCACTGACAGAATTAACGTATTACTTTTTGCCAGAGATGAAAGGAAGCTCTCATAAGGCGAGGATCCTTAATGTTGCCAGTACCGCAGCCTTCCAGCCAGGACCGATGATGGCCGTTTACTATGCAACAAAAGCGTATGTGTTGTCCTTTTCAGAAGCGCTGGCTGAAGAACTGGCGGGCACGAATGTGACGGTCACCACTCTATGCCCCGGAGCGACAAAAACCAACTTTGCTTCTGTTGCGAACGTGGCAAAGACCAAGATGTTCAGCGGTGCCATGTCTTCACATGAGGTGGCGAAACAGGGCTATCAGGCATTGATGGCAGGCAAGCGTGTCGTCATTACTGGGGGTACGAATAAAGTCGGTGCCTACGCAGCCAAATTCCTGCCAAGGTCCCTAGCCGCCAAAATCGCTAAATATGTTGCGCAAGAAGCATAA
- a CDS encoding SDR family oxidoreductase has translation MGVFSLRILVTGSTGQLGSILFKQLKASDYKVKITSRRKPEGIGHFEWVYSDLSSGEGLEAAVKDVDVIIHAATSPIKNSKMVEVLGFKEFLGKIKHIKHLIYPSIVGVDEIPFKYYKQKYEAEELLKNCSIPHTIVRATQFHNFVENLFISKPLCKRYIVPGNFKFQSVDAGEFASHLIGLVGKDPQGRAEDFCGPDIMTLKEMAELKIKKIMNQIKF, from the coding sequence ATGGGTGTGTTTAGTTTGAGGATATTGGTTACTGGTTCAACAGGACAACTAGGTTCAATTTTATTTAAGCAACTAAAAGCTTCTGATTATAAAGTTAAAATAACATCTAGAAGAAAACCTGAAGGAATAGGACATTTCGAGTGGGTTTATAGCGATTTATCGTCTGGTGAAGGATTAGAAGCAGCAGTAAAAGATGTAGATGTAATTATACACGCAGCAACAAGTCCGATTAAAAATTCAAAAATGGTCGAGGTTTTAGGTTTTAAGGAGTTCTTAGGTAAAATAAAACACATAAAACATCTTATTTATCCGTCGATTGTTGGGGTAGATGAAATACCATTTAAATATTATAAGCAAAAATATGAAGCAGAAGAGTTGTTGAAAAATTGTTCTATCCCTCATACGATTGTACGTGCAACTCAGTTCCACAACTTTGTCGAAAATTTATTTATATCAAAACCACTCTGTAAAAGATATATTGTCCCTGGAAACTTTAAATTCCAAAGTGTTGATGCTGGTGAATTTGCCAGTCATCTAATAGGTTTAGTGGGAAAAGATCCCCAAGGAAGAGCAGAGGATTTTTGCGGACCAGATATTATGACATTAAAAGAAATGGCTGAATTGAAAATCAAAAAAATAATGAATCAAATAAAGTTTTAA
- a CDS encoding IS4 family transposase, protein MNSKSSIPNQTLPDSTVVQKCLALLNLENYRDPFMDHKAHKLFSGHVITMTVEGMLMRRESLWDLSENLKSKKVFKELLELKSIHGSSINRKLMKLPTGLLQETAFRIFKQIDQHHKRLPGFEKIGKLAAVDSSQFSLPSKAGEWAYSTKKNNGVKLHLCLIVADENTYYPGKSIFSTTGVDDKEVALELVVDQAVTYIYDRGYISYVLYSDLIQKNLKFVARVKMNSKLTIVNKHDIHGEPNIVLDAEVQVKKPKTEEIISLRLVEFLDDEGNKYRVVTNRRDITASEVAEIYRQRWKVELFFKWIKQHLKLVKFYSHKKEAVWNQLWLAMIAYGLCELVRIQTCSKKSTWEILKYLRQYWYDSWDYFIEALFREPSRRSKGRRKKGKPGRPRKYPKKLKTVQIVQR, encoded by the coding sequence ATGAACTCAAAGAGTTCTATACCCAATCAAACTTTACCCGACTCAACTGTAGTTCAAAAGTGTTTGGCACTGTTAAATCTTGAGAATTATCGTGACCCCTTTATGGACCATAAAGCACACAAACTTTTTTCTGGCCATGTCATTACCATGACGGTAGAAGGAATGCTTATGAGACGTGAATCCCTATGGGATTTGAGTGAGAACCTTAAATCCAAGAAGGTGTTCAAGGAACTGCTGGAGCTTAAGAGTATACATGGATCTTCTATTAACAGAAAGCTTATGAAGCTGCCAACCGGTCTCCTGCAGGAGACTGCATTCCGAATCTTTAAGCAGATTGACCAACATCATAAACGCCTGCCTGGCTTTGAGAAGATAGGAAAGTTGGCCGCTGTAGACTCTTCTCAATTCTCGCTCCCTTCCAAGGCGGGTGAATGGGCTTATTCCACCAAGAAAAACAATGGAGTAAAGCTTCATCTCTGTTTGATTGTCGCGGATGAAAATACCTATTATCCTGGCAAATCGATTTTTTCTACTACCGGAGTAGATGACAAGGAAGTCGCGCTTGAACTGGTGGTCGACCAAGCTGTCACCTACATCTATGATCGAGGATACATCAGTTATGTTCTCTATTCAGATTTAATCCAAAAGAATCTAAAGTTTGTCGCCAGGGTAAAAATGAATTCAAAGCTGACAATCGTGAATAAGCATGACATTCATGGTGAACCTAACATTGTTTTAGACGCTGAGGTTCAGGTTAAGAAGCCCAAGACGGAAGAGATCATCTCATTGCGTCTTGTAGAATTCCTTGATGACGAAGGCAATAAATACAGGGTAGTCACGAACCGACGGGACATTACTGCAAGTGAAGTCGCAGAGATTTATCGCCAACGATGGAAAGTCGAGCTCTTTTTCAAATGGATCAAACAGCACCTTAAGTTGGTGAAGTTCTACAGCCATAAAAAGGAGGCTGTATGGAATCAGTTATGGCTCGCCATGATCGCTTATGGGCTTTGTGAATTGGTCAGGATTCAGACTTGTTCTAAAAAATCCACTTGGGAAATACTCAAGTACCTTCGTCAATACTGGTATGACTCATGGGATTATTTTATAGAAGCCTTATTCAGGGAGCCGAGCAGAAGATCCAAAGGAAGGCGAAAGAAAGGAAAACCCGGCCGGCCAAGAAAATATCCCAAGAAGTTGAAGACCGTCCAAATTGTCCAAAGATAA
- a CDS encoding ArsR/SmtB family transcription factor codes for MEKAIEVFRSCIPLFTALSDPARQDIILLLAEHERLSVNEITEHATLSRPAISHHLKILREHNLVEMNQQGTQRYYSLSLDHSVELLKKLINTVENECL; via the coding sequence GTGGAAAAAGCAATTGAAGTTTTCCGTTCATGCATCCCGCTTTTTACAGCCTTAAGTGACCCTGCAAGGCAGGATATCATCTTATTATTAGCTGAGCATGAGCGCTTAAGCGTGAATGAAATCACCGAGCACGCAACCTTGTCACGGCCGGCCATTTCCCATCATTTAAAAATACTCCGTGAGCATAATTTGGTCGAAATGAACCAACAGGGCACACAGCGGTACTATTCCCTTTCCCTGGATCATTCGGTTGAATTATTAAAAAAGCTCATCAACACCGTGGAGAATGAATGCCTATAA
- a CDS encoding CBO0543 family protein → MTTVELMDKYAKETHEIVKQVIELWQQEVIFSWRWWFGVIVTIITWFLWIKFHKKESRYRLLTAGFFVMTISVALDAIGVQMGLWSYRYEVFPFIPAYLPYDLALMPVIIMSLIQYKPHFSPIKKAVIFGLLTAFIGEPLIVVTDIYKPINWKFYYSIPIYIVIYLVAYWLTKRENFEKLDD, encoded by the coding sequence ATGACTACAGTTGAACTAATGGATAAATACGCAAAAGAAACTCACGAGATCGTAAAACAAGTGATAGAGCTATGGCAACAGGAGGTAATTTTCTCCTGGAGATGGTGGTTCGGAGTTATTGTAACAATCATCACTTGGTTTCTATGGATTAAGTTTCATAAAAAAGAGAGTAGATATAGATTATTGACAGCCGGATTTTTTGTGATGACTATTTCTGTTGCACTAGATGCGATCGGCGTCCAAATGGGGTTATGGTCTTATCGTTACGAAGTCTTCCCTTTCATACCTGCTTATTTACCTTATGATTTAGCACTAATGCCTGTCATAATAATGAGTTTAATACAATATAAGCCCCACTTTTCACCAATAAAGAAAGCAGTAATCTTCGGTTTATTAACAGCATTCATTGGTGAACCACTAATAGTAGTAACAGATATATACAAACCCATCAATTGGAAATTCTACTATTCGATACCGATTTATATTGTAATTTATTTAGTTGCATATTGGCTTACAAAAAGAGAAAACTTTGAAAAACTAGATGATTAG
- a CDS encoding DUF421 domain-containing protein: MDLHFIWKSVVIVIGGILILRLAGRKSVSQLTVAQTVMMVAVGSLIIQPVSERNIWITLVITLLMVITLLVIEYITLKNNVLETFIYGKSRLVVENGELNVANLKKLRLTVDMLEVRLRQQNIQNFSDLQWATIESNGQLGYMLKPEKQYATKEDIQMLKSLIESSQPPGNNQNSTPASDSDNIFTEIKNQGHSKGHPEELE; encoded by the coding sequence TTGGATTTACATTTCATATGGAAATCTGTCGTTATTGTCATCGGTGGCATCCTCATTCTCCGCCTGGCAGGAAGAAAATCAGTATCCCAGCTGACAGTGGCCCAGACGGTCATGATGGTAGCGGTTGGTTCATTGATCATCCAGCCAGTAAGCGAGAGGAATATATGGATCACTTTGGTCATTACCTTGTTGATGGTCATCACCCTTCTTGTCATTGAATATATCACCTTAAAAAACAATGTTCTGGAAACTTTTATCTACGGGAAATCCCGCCTCGTTGTCGAAAACGGCGAGTTGAATGTAGCTAACTTGAAAAAATTACGGTTGACCGTCGATATGCTTGAGGTCCGGTTACGGCAGCAAAACATTCAAAATTTCAGTGATCTGCAATGGGCAACGATTGAATCGAACGGTCAATTAGGATATATGCTGAAGCCTGAAAAACAATATGCCACTAAAGAGGATATCCAAATGCTTAAATCGCTGATTGAGAGCAGCCAACCACCAGGCAACAATCAAAACTCCACACCAGCAAGCGATTCGGACAATATTTTTACAGAAATAAAGAATCAAGGTCATAGCAAAGGCCACCCTGAAGAGTTGGAATGA
- a CDS encoding DUF2089 family protein codes for MKPNEIPQWILALDQESLEFIRKFVLNSGSLKEISIIYGVSYPTVRTKLDKLIKKIELNSKKEDLEFVSMIKNLVLDEQISLDVAKVIIEKYKLERVDS; via the coding sequence TTGAAACCCAATGAGATACCACAATGGATTCTTGCCTTGGATCAAGAATCACTCGAATTTATCAGGAAATTCGTTTTGAATTCCGGCTCGTTAAAAGAAATCTCTATTATTTACGGAGTTTCCTATCCAACAGTACGGACTAAGCTGGATAAGCTTATTAAGAAGATTGAGCTGAATAGTAAAAAAGAGGATCTTGAGTTTGTCAGTATGATTAAAAATCTGGTGCTGGATGAACAAATCAGTTTAGACGTGGCAAAGGTGATTATTGAAAAATATAAATTAGAAAGGGTTGATTCTTAA
- a CDS encoding cupin domain-containing protein, whose translation MYYVPNGYSNQYYGPNYYDGRQSGQWAYPYGMYYVNGYHGFRYPNGNGMIPLADYGPNPYVVNINEATIQNNTYRTALWTGTHLQVTLMSIDVGDDIGLEIHPDVDQFLRIEQGQGMVQMGQSKENLTFQRPVVDDSAIMIPAGTWHNVTNTGNTPLKLYSIYAPPNHPFGTVHVTKADAIASEGGANSNGDTVVFGKTPDEWVQHTEYLVQEGLEDVKRGINATHILQEFILMGVLVGKGYTPEKAYETVEEWERSGKSKLLQQSKNM comes from the coding sequence ATGTACTATGTACCAAATGGTTATTCTAATCAATATTATGGACCGAATTATTACGATGGAAGACAGTCTGGTCAGTGGGCTTACCCTTATGGAATGTATTATGTGAACGGTTACCATGGTTTCCGCTATCCTAACGGGAACGGAATGATTCCTTTAGCGGATTATGGGCCTAATCCATATGTGGTCAATATCAATGAAGCTACAATACAGAACAACACGTATCGAACGGCTTTATGGACAGGAACACATTTGCAAGTCACGTTGATGAGCATTGATGTTGGTGATGATATTGGTCTGGAAATTCATCCTGATGTGGATCAATTCTTGCGGATCGAGCAAGGGCAGGGGATGGTTCAGATGGGTCAGAGCAAAGAGAACTTAACCTTCCAGCGCCCGGTGGTTGACGATTCTGCGATCATGATTCCTGCCGGAACATGGCATAATGTGACCAATACCGGCAATACGCCGTTAAAGCTTTACTCCATCTACGCGCCGCCTAACCATCCATTCGGAACTGTCCACGTGACAAAAGCCGATGCAATTGCAAGTGAAGGCGGTGCGAACAGCAATGGGGATACAGTTGTTTTTGGCAAGACTCCAGATGAATGGGTGCAGCACACAGAGTATTTGGTGCAGGAAGGATTAGAAGACGTGAAAAGAGGGATCAATGCCACGCATATTCTTCAAGAATTCATTCTAATGGGAGTCCTGGTAGGGAAGGGATACACTCCTGAAAAAGCATATGAAACAGTAGAAGAGTGGGAGCGTTCCGGAAAATCCAAGCTTCTTCAGCAGAGCAAAAATATGTAG
- a CDS encoding DoxX family protein, producing MMDLGLLIIRLVIGILFIGHGAQKLFGWFGGYGLKGTGGWFESIGMRPGVTMALFAGLAELIGGILLGAGFLTPLAALMIAGTMLMAIVKVHAPNGLWSTANGYEYNLTLISVAIGLALIGPGKYAIDAIL from the coding sequence ATGATGGATTTAGGATTGTTAATAATAAGATTGGTTATTGGTATTTTGTTTATTGGACATGGCGCACAAAAGTTGTTTGGCTGGTTCGGAGGGTATGGATTGAAAGGAACCGGTGGCTGGTTTGAATCGATTGGCATGAGGCCAGGTGTGACGATGGCGCTTTTCGCGGGATTAGCCGAACTGATCGGGGGAATATTACTAGGTGCAGGATTTTTAACACCGCTTGCAGCCTTGATGATTGCAGGAACAATGCTGATGGCGATTGTTAAGGTGCATGCACCTAACGGTTTGTGGTCGACTGCGAATGGATATGAATATAACTTAACGTTAATTTCTGTAGCTATTGGACTTGCGCTTATTGGACCTGGTAAATACGCCATTGATGCAATTTTATAA
- a CDS encoding flavodoxin family protein: MSIKALVLNCSLKDSTQQSNTRALIDEIVNIFNENKAETEVLRMADYDIGYGITHEAVNDKDQWPEIFEKVKQADILLLGSPVWLGEQSSLATLVVERLYGGSSITNEKGQYIYYNKVGGAVVTGNEDGAKNVSSYLIYALSHIGFTIPPNVDTYWVGEAGPGPSFIEANGRENDFTMKHAKTTAYNLLHFARLLKEYPIPAEGNVNDNQ, from the coding sequence ATGAGCATTAAAGCGCTAGTTTTAAATTGCAGTTTGAAAGACAGCACCCAGCAATCCAATACACGTGCGCTAATCGACGAAATTGTAAATATATTTAATGAAAACAAAGCAGAGACGGAAGTGCTCAGGATGGCTGATTATGATATCGGTTATGGAATTACACATGAGGCAGTTAATGATAAGGATCAATGGCCTGAGATATTTGAGAAAGTAAAGCAGGCGGATATCCTTTTGCTCGGCTCACCGGTTTGGCTTGGCGAACAGAGCAGCCTGGCCACTTTGGTTGTAGAAAGGTTGTATGGCGGAAGCAGCATTACGAACGAAAAAGGCCAGTACATTTATTATAATAAAGTGGGCGGAGCGGTTGTGACCGGGAATGAAGACGGTGCGAAAAACGTCTCAAGCTACCTAATTTACGCATTGTCGCATATTGGGTTTACGATTCCTCCAAATGTGGATACCTATTGGGTAGGTGAAGCGGGCCCTGGTCCATCCTTTATTGAGGCAAACGGAAGAGAGAACGATTTTACGATGAAACACGCAAAAACAACTGCATACAATTTACTGCATTTTGCCCGGTTGCTGAAAGAGTATCCGATTCCTGCAGAAGGAAATGTGAATGATAATCAATAG
- a CDS encoding YceI family protein — MAKWTVDQSHSAIGFEVKHMMVSKVKGEFESYTADVEAADLTDLTTASIAFKIDVASIDTRNEDRDNHLKSADFFDVENNPTIEFKSTNITKDGDDYKVTGDLTIKDVTKPVTFDVEYGGKGTNPWGVEVYGFEAETKINREEFGLTWNAALETGGVLVGKDIKIKVELEVNPSA, encoded by the coding sequence ATGGCAAAATGGACAGTGGACCAATCACACTCAGCAATCGGATTTGAAGTGAAACACATGATGGTATCGAAGGTGAAAGGTGAATTCGAATCATACACAGCAGATGTTGAAGCAGCAGACCTAACAGATTTAACAACAGCTTCAATCGCATTTAAAATTGATGTGGCTAGCATTGACACACGCAATGAAGACCGCGATAATCACTTGAAATCAGCAGACTTCTTCGATGTCGAGAATAACCCGACGATCGAATTCAAATCCACAAACATCACGAAAGACGGTGATGACTATAAAGTAACTGGTGATTTAACAATCAAGGATGTAACGAAGCCAGTAACTTTTGATGTTGAGTATGGCGGTAAAGGTACGAACCCATGGGGTGTAGAAGTTTACGGTTTCGAAGCGGAAACGAAAATCAACCGTGAAGAATTCGGTCTTACTTGGAATGCGGCATTAGAAACTGGCGGTGTCCTAGTAGGAAAAGATATCAAAATCAAAGTGGAATTAGAAGTGAACCCATCAGCATAA